Proteins from a single region of Chitinibacter bivalviorum:
- the flgK gene encoding flagellar hook-associated protein FlgK: MASSVFGIGVSGLNAANLGLTTTGHNIANVNTDGFSRQVMKQSAPYPLLSGSGFNGLGVQVDSIVRMYDRFLTKSLEVSQSQASYQATRLSHLSEIDNIVADPSAGVSPALQDFFKSVQNVATNPADPPSRQAMISSAQTLVNRFQVFSQRLEEQRNSLNGEVTDTITSINSYSQQIADLNGKIVIAQTSGQPPNDLLDQRDLLVKDLNKLVKANTLTLSDGSINVFIGNGQGLVVGGSVNKLIAAPNPADPQRITVGFTQNNQTIFLPENQLSGGQLGALLDFRSQSLDLAQNSLERTALGFVDTFNQQHKAGQDLYGNMGRNLFDIKRSNYVDLNVGTAPGTNIRVTSPNGTSESSDFSITPSGAGFVIKRLSDGLTSGVVNLGSTDPITGLTLAAAPAGTVPPTQNGFSFPPAVSTINSNTNNTGTAQLTGYITDVGKLSTSNYEFSFDGTNYTMYRQSDGARTIYSAAQVAQGINLDGMNLQLSPNVGAMNAGDRFVIKPLEGMINTMAVRTTDPKEIAAAAPMLATVGAANTGSLKVSQHLVDTPSVTSTDPAVNPAIRNPVTINFTSASSFTYTDTVTGVTSAAQTYNAGMTLSVNGWSMKLDGVPAAGDSIAVNPNIGSNADNRNALALGKLQSTRILDGGSATYQESYGRMVSTIGTQTNEATIMSKAQNQLLTNAQNSRDSVSAVNLDEEAANLLRYQQAYQASSKVIQIAQSAFQEILNIGR; this comes from the coding sequence ATGGCATCATCAGTTTTTGGGATTGGCGTTTCTGGCCTAAATGCAGCAAATTTGGGTTTAACAACCACGGGGCATAATATTGCCAACGTGAACACGGATGGTTTTTCACGCCAAGTGATGAAGCAAAGCGCGCCATATCCATTATTGTCGGGTAGCGGTTTTAATGGTCTGGGCGTTCAGGTTGATTCAATTGTCCGCATGTACGATCGGTTTCTGACTAAATCACTTGAAGTGTCACAATCTCAAGCTAGTTACCAAGCGACCCGCTTATCGCACCTATCCGAAATCGATAATATTGTGGCCGACCCCAGTGCCGGCGTGTCGCCTGCTTTGCAAGATTTTTTCAAGTCTGTGCAAAATGTGGCGACCAATCCAGCCGATCCTCCCTCACGTCAGGCAATGATTTCGAGCGCTCAGACGCTGGTCAATCGTTTTCAAGTTTTCTCGCAACGGCTGGAAGAGCAGCGCAACTCGCTCAATGGCGAAGTGACTGACACGATTACGAGTATCAATAGCTATTCACAACAGATTGCCGATCTCAACGGCAAAATTGTGATCGCCCAAACCTCTGGTCAACCGCCCAATGACTTGCTCGATCAGCGCGATTTGCTGGTGAAAGACCTCAATAAATTGGTCAAAGCCAATACGCTGACTCTGTCGGATGGCAGTATTAATGTGTTTATCGGTAACGGCCAAGGTTTGGTGGTCGGCGGCAGCGTCAATAAACTGATTGCCGCCCCGAACCCTGCTGATCCGCAGCGCATTACTGTTGGCTTTACGCAGAATAACCAAACCATCTTTTTGCCTGAAAACCAATTGTCGGGCGGTCAGTTAGGTGCTTTGCTAGATTTTCGCAGCCAATCGCTTGATCTGGCCCAAAATAGCCTAGAGCGCACTGCGCTGGGCTTTGTCGATACGTTTAATCAGCAGCATAAAGCGGGTCAGGATCTGTACGGCAATATGGGGCGCAATCTGTTTGATATTAAGCGCAGCAATTATGTCGACTTAAATGTAGGTACTGCACCCGGAACGAATATCCGCGTAACTTCACCCAATGGCACCAGTGAAAGTAGTGATTTTTCCATTACGCCCAGTGGGGCAGGTTTTGTCATTAAGCGCCTGTCCGATGGCTTAACCAGCGGGGTGGTGAATTTGGGTAGTACCGATCCGATTACCGGTTTGACTCTGGCTGCTGCGCCTGCTGGTACGGTACCACCAACCCAAAACGGCTTTTCATTTCCACCTGCCGTGAGTACGATCAATTCAAATACCAATAACACAGGGACGGCACAGCTAACTGGATATATTACTGATGTTGGCAAGCTCAGTACCAGTAATTACGAATTTAGTTTTGATGGTACAAACTATACGATGTACCGCCAAAGCGATGGTGCACGCACGATTTATTCTGCCGCACAGGTGGCTCAAGGCATTAATCTGGATGGGATGAATTTGCAGTTATCGCCCAATGTTGGCGCGATGAATGCAGGTGATCGCTTTGTGATTAAGCCGCTGGAAGGCATGATCAATACGATGGCGGTGCGGACTACCGATCCGAAAGAAATCGCCGCTGCCGCCCCGATGTTGGCGACCGTTGGAGCGGCTAATACCGGCTCGCTGAAAGTGAGCCAACATCTGGTCGATACGCCGTCAGTGACGAGTACTGATCCTGCGGTCAATCCCGCTATTCGTAATCCGGTAACGATTAATTTTACGTCAGCTTCAAGCTTTACCTATACCGACACAGTGACGGGTGTAACCTCTGCCGCCCAAACTTATAATGCGGGGATGACTCTGAGTGTAAACGGTTGGAGTATGAAATTAGATGGGGTGCCTGCGGCAGGCGATTCGATCGCAGTTAACCCCAATATTGGATCGAATGCGGATAACCGTAATGCGCTGGCACTGGGTAAATTACAATCCACGCGGATTTTAGATGGTGGATCGGCAACCTATCAAGAATCTTATGGTCGTATGGTCAGCACCATTGGTACTCAAACCAATGAAGCGACCATTATGAGTAAAGCACAGAATCAACTGTTAACGAATGCCCAAAATAGTCGCGACTCGGTGTCTGCCGTGAATCTGGATGAAGAGGCTGCAAATTTGTTGCGGTACCAGCAGGCGTATCAAGCCTCAAGTAAAGTAATTCAAATTGCTCAAAGCGCATTTCAAGAAATCTTGAATATTGGTCGCTAA
- the flgL gene encoding flagellar hook-associated protein FlgL yields the protein MRIATTTIFNIGANSLQSHISDQAKLQSQLSSMRKILTPSDDPIASARILTIEQARATNEQYKTNSETADSFMRTSESTLHQVVGVIQNIQELAVSAGNPALGPEEKKMKSAELKGRYEELLALANTTDGNGNYLFSGFKGDTKPFSEAAFGNVTYNGDDGQRLVQISDGRQIPISESGADVFQRVKNGNGTFVTAATPTNTGAGIVDPGTVVDPLKWAAAPTPRDFKVQFQVLPNPADPNKTITTYDLVNSTTNTSLIDGAAIPRAVGTPFPRTYSENADIEFKQLPGEVAVLAWDYGVKTNVKGSPAAGDSFSLKPSSNVDLFSTIGAFATALDSYATGSTGAAVFQNQLNTALSNFSNTLGNVVTTQAYLGARMNETSSVQDTTEDLKLQYAKTLSGLRDLDYASAISDFAQNQMVLDAARKSFSQVQDLSLFKYI from the coding sequence ATGCGCATTGCCACTACCACAATTTTTAATATTGGCGCCAATAGCTTGCAAAGCCACATTTCCGATCAAGCGAAATTGCAAAGTCAATTATCGTCTATGCGAAAAATATTGACGCCATCAGATGACCCGATTGCCTCTGCACGTATTCTGACGATTGAGCAGGCGCGTGCGACAAATGAGCAATATAAAACAAATAGCGAGACCGCAGATTCGTTTATGCGCACGAGCGAAAGCACGCTACATCAAGTCGTTGGCGTTATTCAGAATATTCAGGAGCTGGCTGTCAGCGCTGGTAACCCAGCTTTAGGCCCTGAAGAAAAGAAAATGAAGAGCGCTGAATTGAAAGGGCGCTATGAAGAGCTATTGGCATTGGCCAATACCACCGATGGGAATGGCAACTATTTGTTTTCAGGATTTAAAGGCGACACAAAGCCTTTTTCTGAAGCTGCATTTGGTAACGTGACTTACAACGGTGATGATGGGCAGCGTCTGGTGCAGATTTCTGATGGTCGCCAAATCCCTATTTCCGAATCGGGCGCAGACGTGTTTCAACGGGTTAAAAATGGCAATGGCACATTTGTTACTGCCGCAACGCCAACTAATACTGGGGCTGGCATTGTCGATCCCGGGACGGTGGTCGATCCTTTAAAATGGGCTGCAGCTCCTACGCCGCGAGATTTTAAGGTGCAATTTCAGGTATTACCTAATCCTGCAGATCCCAACAAAACAATAACCACTTATGATTTAGTGAACTCAACGACTAACACGTCACTGATTGATGGTGCGGCTATTCCGCGAGCTGTGGGTACGCCTTTTCCTCGCACCTATAGTGAAAATGCAGATATCGAATTTAAACAGCTGCCAGGTGAAGTTGCTGTACTAGCTTGGGACTACGGCGTAAAAACAAATGTAAAAGGATCTCCTGCAGCAGGCGATAGCTTTTCTTTAAAACCAAGTAGCAATGTTGATTTATTTTCGACGATAGGCGCCTTTGCTACTGCGCTGGATAGCTATGCGACAGGCTCTACGGGGGCTGCAGTTTTTCAGAACCAGCTCAATACTGCGTTATCAAATTTTTCCAATACGCTTGGCAATGTGGTAACTACCCAAGCCTATTTGGGAGCCAGAATGAATGAAACATCTTCGGTGCAGGACACCACTGAAGATTTGAAACTACAGTATGCTAAGACCTTATCCGGATTGCGTGATTTGGATTATGCTTCGGCGATTAGTGATTTCGCGCAAAATCAGATGGTACTCGATGCTGCGCGAAAATCATTTTCTCAAGTTCAGGATTTAAGCCTGTTTAAGTATATTTAA